In the genome of Wenzhouxiangella sp. XN24, the window CTCACGCCAAGGTAGCGGGCGAAGTCCACCGCGCCGTCCACCAGCCAGCGCGAGCCGAGCACCAGCAGTGCAAGGCCACCGACGACCATGCCGATGTCCTTCAGTCGGCCGGTTCCGGCCGATCCTTCAGTGCCGAAGTTCCTGGCGTATTCCTCTCTCACGCCGGCACTTTCCCGGCGGCTCTGGTAGACCAGGAACCAGAAGTAAGCGACGAGGCCCGCGACCAGCAGGAGGCCATTGGCGCGACTGAGGTTCTCATCCAGCGACAGGACCAGGACAAGAACGGAGAGCGCGATCATCAGCGGCACATCGAGGCGCACCAGCTGTTGCGAGACAACCAGCGGCACGATCATCGCCGAGAGGCCGAGAATGAAGAGGACGTTGAAGATATTGCTTCCGACCACGTTGCCTACTGCGATGCTGGCCTGGCCGGACAACGCCGACTTGATGCTGACCGCGAGCTCCGGGGAACTGGTGCCGAAGGCGACGACGGTCAACCCGATCACCAGGGGCGAGATGCCGAGCACCGCCGCCAGGCGGGAGGCGCCGCGGACCAGCGCTTCCGCACCGGCGATCAGCAAAGCCAGGCCCGCGATGAACAACATGATCGCCATATCAACGCTTGACGCGAGCTACTTGTACCTGGCGGAGGTGATGAACTCACCGAACGCTTCACACCACACGATGACGGTGGTGTACTCGGAGGGGTTCACTCCGGGCGGCACCGGCACGACGAAATTGTTGAAAGTCTTCACGTCGCCGACCAGCGCCATGGTGGTCTTGAGGCGCTCGAAAGCTTCCTCCGTCTCGACGAACTCGGGCGACAGGTAGAGCTTGTAATCCGGGCCCGGCGCCAGCCTGCCCATATGCGTAACGGAGCGCTCGCTTACCGTGATTCGGCCCTCACCCCAGTGCAATGCGTCACTGTCCTCCAGGTCGCGGCGAAACTCCGAAGTGTAGGTCGCCGACCGGGCCGCTGTTGACACTTCCGCCACGGTCGGCGCATCCGGAGCGATAAGGATCGGCAGCGCATAGATGCCGGCAGCAAAACCCAACGCTGCGACGGCACCATGTGAAGCGAGGAGCAAGATGACATGGCGCATTTTCAATGTGGAGACTCCGGCTGCGGGATGAGGAAGACCAGCACGATCAACGCAAGTTCAGATCCCCATGAAAGAAAGCGGCCGTGGCCCCGCCGTCCATCAGGATATCGCTGCCCGTGATGAAAGCCCCGTCCGGCCCCATCAACAGCGCCGCCACGGTGGCTACCTCGTCCGCGGTGCCGGCACGGCCGGCGGGACAGCCCTCGATCATCCGCCGGTAGCCGTCGCCATGCGGACCGCTCAGCTCGGCGCGGGAAAGCGGGGTCATGACGATACCCGGGCTGATCGCGTTGACCCTCGCCCTTCGGAGCCCCCAGCGCACCGCTTCGGCCTGGACCCGCAGGCTCTTGCCATGGTTGGAGAGTTCGTAAGCGTGCAGTGTGTCCCCGAGCCGCTCCGACTGGAGCAGGGGAAGGCCCAACAGCTCCTCGGCGGGCGTCGTGGCCAGGGCCTGGTCCTCTTCGGGGGTCAGCGCAGGCAGGCGGTGCCCGGCCTGGGATGCGATGACCACCGCCGCGCCTCCCGGCGCCACCACTTCGCCGAACGCTTCCAGGACGACGGCCGTGCCGTAGAGATCGACGCGGACGACCAGCTCCGGGCGGGACATCGACGGCGAAGCGCCGGCCGCGTGGACCAGACCGGTGACCGCACCCATCCCGGCGGCCTTTTCCGCCAGCGCCCGCACGGACGGCGGGTCCGTGATGTCCACGGTCGCCGTGCTCACCTGGAACCCCGCGTCCAGCAGCGTCTGCGATGCGGCCTGCGCGTTCTCCTCCCGCAGGTCCGCGACCAGGATGTGCTTGCCGGCGCCGACCCGCCGGGCGATCGCGGTGCCCATCGAGCCGGGGCCGATGATGACGAGGATTGTGGTTTCGGATGGATCAGTCATGGTCGAACTCTAGCGGCACCCGATTTCCACGCGACGGTTGAGCGAACGTCCGGCCTCGGTGGAATT includes:
- a CDS encoding calcium/sodium antiporter, which encodes MLFIAGLALLIAGAEALVRGASRLAAVLGISPLVIGLTVVAFGTSSPELAVSIKSALSGQASIAVGNVVGSNIFNVLFILGLSAMIVPLVVSQQLVRLDVPLMIALSVLVLVLSLDENLSRANGLLLVAGLVAYFWFLVYQSRRESAGVREEYARNFGTEGSAGTGRLKDIGMVVGGLALLVLGSRWLVDGAVDFARYLGVSELVVGLTIVAAGTSLPEVVTSVVAALRGERDIAVGNVVGSNLFNLMGVLGLASVIAPAGMAVSPSVVGFDLPVMIAVALACLPMFFTRGVISRPEGTLLLGYYVAYTLYLVLAVSQHDALPRFSLAMVYFVIPLTVVFLVITALREMRRRRKGHG
- a CDS encoding DM13 domain-containing protein — translated: MRHVILLLASHGAVAALGFAAGIYALPILIAPDAPTVAEVSTAARSATYTSEFRRDLEDSDALHWGEGRITVSERSVTHMGRLAPGPDYKLYLSPEFVETEEAFERLKTTMALVGDVKTFNNFVVPVPPGVNPSEYTTVIVWCEAFGEFITSARYK
- a CDS encoding SDR family oxidoreductase, coding for MTDPSETTILVIIGPGSMGTAIARRVGAGKHILVADLREENAQAASQTLLDAGFQVSTATVDITDPPSVRALAEKAAGMGAVTGLVHAAGASPSMSRPELVVRVDLYGTAVVLEAFGEVVAPGGAAVVIASQAGHRLPALTPEEDQALATTPAEELLGLPLLQSERLGDTLHAYELSNHGKSLRVQAEAVRWGLRRARVNAISPGIVMTPLSRAELSGPHGDGYRRMIEGCPAGRAGTADEVATVAALLMGPDGAFITGSDILMDGGATAAFFHGDLNLR